A part of Alphaproteobacteria bacterium genomic DNA contains:
- a CDS encoding LysR family transcriptional regulator, translating to MTFDQLKTFYIVAKSGSFTNAASELNMDQSNVSRKIIAMEIRLKAKLFVRKSRGLILTPEGQILLEEAKDILERMEGMKNLLTNVNKEASGHLNIYTYVGFYDFFVRPYLDQFREAFPDITLKICKNDLDIINFDSSEMTIAITPYLNREEDIIQESIMRTHIKLYASPEYLEKFGTPKNPEDLNHHKLIAYGPKNSVFSTMNWHLTLGASSGKPRKPVVEVNCPETRVLLAERGGGIASIPVEFIDLTKKNLVQVLPQEEGTVIDFFCSYPTIHKRAVPVIRFLGFLRAIFAK from the coding sequence ATGACCTTTGATCAATTAAAAACCTTTTATATTGTAGCTAAATCCGGCAGTTTTACCAATGCTGCATCTGAACTGAATATGGATCAGTCTAATGTCAGTCGCAAAATTATTGCCATGGAAATACGGCTCAAAGCAAAACTTTTTGTACGCAAATCAAGGGGATTGATTCTAACGCCTGAAGGACAAATTCTGCTTGAAGAAGCGAAAGATATTCTGGAACGTATGGAGGGTATGAAAAACCTGCTAACCAACGTTAACAAAGAAGCCTCGGGTCATTTAAATATTTATACTTACGTGGGTTTTTATGATTTTTTCGTAAGGCCTTATCTGGATCAATTCCGGGAAGCATTCCCGGATATTACCTTGAAAATTTGCAAAAATGATTTAGACATAATCAATTTTGATTCCAGTGAAATGACAATTGCGATCACCCCTTACCTCAACCGAGAAGAAGATATTATTCAGGAATCTATTATGCGAACCCATATAAAACTTTATGCGAGCCCTGAATATCTAGAAAAATTTGGCACCCCTAAAAATCCAGAGGACTTAAATCATCACAAATTGATTGCCTATGGGCCCAAAAATTCTGTGTTTTCTACCATGAATTGGCATCTGACTTTGGGGGCATCCAGTGGTAAGCCCCGCAAACCAGTAGTTGAGGTCAATTGCCCAGAAACTCGTGTATTGCTAGCAGAACGGGGCGGTGGAATTGCAAGTATTCCCGTTGAATTTATAGATTTGACCAAAAAGAATTTAGTTCAAGTTTTGCCCCAAGAAGAAGGCACGGTCATAGACTTTTTTTGCAGCTACCCCACCATTCATAAACGCGCCGTCCCTGTCATAAGATTTTTAGGGTTCTTAAGGGCCATTTTTGCAAAATAA